GAGAACTCAGCTGGCTGGAATTCAACCAGCGTGTACTGGACGAAGGCCGCGATACCAAGGTGCCTTTACTGGAACGATTGAGATTCCTGGCGATCACGGCATCGAACCTCGATGAGTTCTTTATGGTCCGAATCGGAGGCCTGAAGACAGCAATCCGCCAAAATTCCGAATCGACCGGTCCGGAGGGAATGACACCTGCTGAACAACTGTCCGCTGCGACCGCTCGGGTCCATTCCATGATGGCAGACCTGTACGAATTTTTTCTGAACGAACTCGATCCCCAGCTGACGAAAGTCGGCATCCGCCGACGACATTCTACGGAATTAACCGAAGATCAAACGGCATATGTTGAAGGTATCTTTGACGAACAAATTTCATCAGTCCTGACTCCGATTGCGATCCATGATCCGTCTCGTTTTCCGCTGCTGCAGGGTCACACGGTCAATATCGCCGTTCAACTTGCGCCTGAAGAAGGACAGGATGACTTTCGATTTGCTGTCATCCCGTTCGGAAAATCGGACTTGAGATTCATCACGCTGCCTTCCGATGGAGGTTTCGAATTCATCCTTGCGGAAGATCTGATCGAGTTGTTCATCCAGCGATTCTTTCCAGGGGAAGACGTCATCTCCACGGTCGCGTTTCGAATCACCCGCAATGCTGATATGAGCGTCCGTGAAGATGATGGTTCAGATCTGCTGGCCGAAATGGAAGACATTCTGGATGAACGCAAGGAGAGTTTTTGCGTGCGTCTGGAACTTTCCGATCAGGTAACAAGCCCGCTGCAGTCATTTCTGAAATCTTTGTTACGGATTTCTGACAGCGACGTCTATGTGGTACCGGGGCCAACCGGATTCAGTGACTTCATGCGACTGGCGGACCTGAACGGATTCAGTGACTACCGGTACCCTCGATGGACTCCTAAAGACTCGCCGCGGATGGAACCTGGAGCATCCATCTTCGACGTCATTCGGGCCGGGGATGTATTGCTGGTGCATCCGTATGAATCGTTTGATCCGGTGGTACGACTGGTCAATGAATCGGCAGACGATCCGGACGTGCTGGCGATCAAACAGACACTTTACCGTACCAGTCGCAACAGTCCCATTATCGAGGGACTGATGCGAGCCGCCGAAAGCGGCAAGAACGTAACAGCAATCGTCGAATTGAAAGCCCGTTTTGACGAAGCACGTAACATTGAATGGGCCAGGAGAATGGAATATGCCGGCATTCAGGTGATTTACGGTGTTCGGGGACTCAAGACCCATGCCAAGGCCTGCATCGTCGTACGGCGGGAACCTCAGGGCTTTGTTCGTTACGTTCATTTCGGCACTGGTAATTACAACGAAATCACGGCTCGCCTGTATACGGACCTGAGCTACATGACGTGTCAGGAAGACCTGGGCAGTGACGCTGTTTCCTGGTTCAACGCAGTGACTGGTTATTCGCAACTGCAGGAACTGCGGCGACTCGTGTCCGCTCCTGTCGGATTGCGAGAAAAAATTCTGGAGATGATTTCGCTGGAAACGGAACATGCCCGGAATGGAGGCGAGGCCCGAATCGTGGCGAAATGTAACTCACTCGCCGACCCGGAAATCATTCAGGCGCTGTATGATGCTGCGCAGGCCGGCGTCAACATCCAGCTGAATGTTCGAGGCATCTGTTGTCTCATGCCACAGGTCCCCGGACTCAGTGACCGCATTCATGTGACGAGTATCGTTGATCGTTTTCTGGAACATTCACGGATCTTTTACTTCTATCACGGTGGTGACCGACTGGTCTTTATATCCAGCGCTGATCTGATGCCGCGCAATCTGGATCGTCGAGTCGAATTGTTGATTCCGATTCTGGATGAGGACTGCAAGCAGCGTGTCATCGAACTGCTGGAACTGTGCCTTGATGACAATGTTAAGGTACGCCGAATTTTACCCAACGGCGGTTACGAAACAGTTTCGACAACGTTTCCGACAGTGCGAAGCCAGGAAGAATGTCAGCGACTGGCTACAAAAGCAGAGGAACAAGCTGTGAAACGAAAGCGCATGATGTTTACCCCACAGTCACCACAGTAATCCGCAGGGGTCGATACAGACCGATGGCGGACAGTCTGTCGCAAACCAGTGTCCGGAGTTCCGGCAACACCAGGTAACCCGACCACCGAACTGTCTGAGACGGTGGACTGTGAAACCATACCGGCTTAAACAATCATGAAAGTGGCTGTGACGTCAGTGATCAGATCTCCACCGTTCTGAACTCGAACTTCACCGCTGGAGTCAACGAAAAACATTCGTTAACTTTCGATTGATCTGAACAGTTTGTCCCACATACAGCGAACGATGGTAACGCAGTGCAGGTGGTCACGGCTTTCCTGTTCCGCAGATCCAGGACACTGGACATCACGGCGTCAAGTGCCGTGAAGACGATGCCTCCATGGATAACATTGTCGTAACCGAAAGATTCTGAGTGCCCGTGAATGCAGCCTGACGCCGGCATCCAGTGAAAACTGCAGTGCAGACCGGCGGGATTGTCCGGACCACATCCGAAACACATCGGTGCCTTTTCAGTCTGACTGTCGCCGATCACAGAATTGCGTCTGTTCGTATCGCATCAGCCGCTGCTGTAACGCTGCAACATGAATTGAGATCCGCCACAAAAAACGAATGTAGACTATTCCCACCCATATGACCTGAAATACAGCGGCGGGATCTGTTCGGCGGGAGTCTTTCCTGCCAG
The DNA window shown above is from Fuerstiella sp. and carries:
- the ppk1 gene encoding polyphosphate kinase 1, yielding MSKMFVNRELSWLEFNQRVLDEGRDTKVPLLERLRFLAITASNLDEFFMVRIGGLKTAIRQNSESTGPEGMTPAEQLSAATARVHSMMADLYEFFLNELDPQLTKVGIRRRHSTELTEDQTAYVEGIFDEQISSVLTPIAIHDPSRFPLLQGHTVNIAVQLAPEEGQDDFRFAVIPFGKSDLRFITLPSDGGFEFILAEDLIELFIQRFFPGEDVISTVAFRITRNADMSVREDDGSDLLAEMEDILDERKESFCVRLELSDQVTSPLQSFLKSLLRISDSDVYVVPGPTGFSDFMRLADLNGFSDYRYPRWTPKDSPRMEPGASIFDVIRAGDVLLVHPYESFDPVVRLVNESADDPDVLAIKQTLYRTSRNSPIIEGLMRAAESGKNVTAIVELKARFDEARNIEWARRMEYAGIQVIYGVRGLKTHAKACIVVRREPQGFVRYVHFGTGNYNEITARLYTDLSYMTCQEDLGSDAVSWFNAVTGYSQLQELRRLVSAPVGLREKILEMISLETEHARNGGEARIVAKCNSLADPEIIQALYDAAQAGVNIQLNVRGICCLMPQVPGLSDRIHVTSIVDRFLEHSRIFYFYHGGDRLVFISSADLMPRNLDRRVELLIPILDEDCKQRVIELLELCLDDNVKVRRILPNGGYETVSTTFPTVRSQEECQRLATKAEEQAVKRKRMMFTPQSPQ